One Littorina saxatilis isolate snail1 linkage group LG14, US_GU_Lsax_2.0, whole genome shotgun sequence genomic region harbors:
- the LOC138946662 gene encoding thrombospondin-2-like, giving the protein MSGLFFRGNTTACGDGAVTMWNTWTGWAGLSSCSVGCTGQTGELRRRRERVCPELISGCTATQIEEQVFECMGMGSLVNGGLGQWAEWGDTGDCNVICGTGQVEQTRRRNCDNPVPTCGGRDCRSLGRATQSRKGACSPVSCGKSCSRYSPASVLKRTTRRGFYLLCYRGSTYILPCPRPKNIRAFFTNGYQNAIIMYHVCSSGF; this is encoded by the exons ATGTCTGGGCTTTTTTTCAGAGGAAATACAACAGCATGCG GGGATGGTGCCGTGACGATGTGGAACACGTGGACCGGCTGGGCAGGGCTAAGCAGCTGTTCCGTCGGGTGTACGGGCCAGACGGGCGAGTTGCGTCGCAGGCGTGAGCGCGTGTGTCCTGAGCTCATCTCTGGTTGCACTGCCACACAAATTGAAGAACAGGTCTTCGAATGCATGGGAATGGGCTCGTTAG TCAACGGTGGTTTAGGACAGTGGGCGGAATGGGGAGACACTGGCGACTGTAACGTCATTTGCGGCACTGGCCAGGTGGAACAG ACACGGAGAAGAAACTGCGATAACCCTGTGCCTACGTGCGGAGGGAGAGATTGTCGATCCCTCGGTCGTGCTACGCAGAGCCGCAAAGGAGCCTGTTCTCCCGTGTCTTGTGGCA AATCCTGCTCGCGCTATTCCCCGGCCTCTGTACTGAAACGAACGACCAGGAGAGGCTTCTACCTGCTGTGCTATCGGGGATCCACCTATATTCTCCCCTGCCCGCGTCCCAAAAACATCCGGGCGTTCTTCACGAACGGCTACCAAAACGCCATAATCATGTATCACGTCTGCAGCAGCGGATTTTGA